Proteins from one Flavobacterium branchiarum genomic window:
- a CDS encoding phage minor head protein has protein sequence MSWSDFKKKATELNVDYNQRWLKTEYHHTVATANSVANWKGFEADADLYPNLKYNAVNDARTREKHRALDGLILPMNHPFWKTHNVPLDWGCRCGLEQTDEEPSKVIPELDIKGAFRNNAALSGKVFGEMPYEGGMNATQIIESKTNAKKFVANKVLQSDRKDQFKTVFKSKKGAVLEHQLITKSDDYKDILGVAKAYAQKGKIAEMLPEISEREKTIRSVVFPNLQSKTSNPDLKIGNQYFDIKRPSAIKNILGNANKASKQGAIVVISDSRLDKPLTDAIIQERAKDIFKNKNYNYDSVVFYRNGELIILNRTGV, from the coding sequence GTGTCGTGGTCGGATTTCAAAAAGAAAGCGACTGAGTTAAATGTGGATTACAACCAACGTTGGTTAAAAACCGAATATCATCATACGGTTGCAACGGCAAACAGCGTGGCAAATTGGAAAGGTTTTGAAGCCGATGCGGACTTATATCCAAACCTAAAATACAACGCCGTAAATGATGCCCGAACTCGTGAAAAACATCGTGCCTTAGATGGATTGATTTTGCCAATGAATCACCCGTTTTGGAAAACCCATAATGTACCATTAGATTGGGGTTGTCGTTGTGGCTTGGAGCAAACAGACGAAGAGCCAAGCAAAGTAATTCCCGAACTGGATATAAAAGGAGCATTTAGAAATAATGCCGCTTTGAGTGGAAAAGTGTTTGGAGAAATGCCGTATGAGGGAGGAATGAACGCCACCCAAATTATAGAGTCAAAAACCAATGCTAAAAAGTTTGTAGCTAACAAAGTATTGCAATCGGATAGAAAAGACCAATTTAAAACGGTATTTAAAAGTAAAAAAGGAGCTGTTTTAGAACACCAACTAATTACCAAAAGCGACGATTACAAAGATATTTTAGGAGTTGCCAAAGCCTATGCACAAAAAGGAAAAATTGCCGAAATGTTACCCGAAATTTCAGAACGTGAAAAAACAATTCGAAGTGTTGTTTTTCCAAATTTACAGTCCAAAACATCTAATCCCGATTTGAAAATTGGAAATCAATATTTTGATATCAAAAGACCTTCAGCTATTAAAAACATTTTAGGGAATGCCAATAAAGCTTCAAAGCAGGGAGCAATAGTAGTAATTAGCGATAGTCGATTAGATAAACCTTTGACGGATGCAATTATCCAGGAGCGAGCAAAAGACATTTTTAAGAATAAAAATTACAATTACGATTCAGTTGTATTTTATAGGAATGGAGAGCTAATTATATTAAATCGAACAGGCGTTTAG
- a CDS encoding DUF3164 family protein produces the protein MSAEAIEKKEYTTAELEQMLATSKKNERAKEEKEKVAYEKDRDEMVFKVITTAKALFKELGEFKTFCHIEMDKQAVKLSEYGKLRSNSKGGFSVTDTEDTMRVTRRRDTEPVWDERSGKAVELIKDFLGDAIKKRDVKMYEILMSFLERNAQGELEYNRVMDLYKHEDKFDDPRWKEGLKLIKESFSNHLKGYGYEFKMKNADGKWHNLYLNFSSL, from the coding sequence ATGAGCGCAGAAGCAATAGAGAAAAAAGAATACACCACAGCCGAATTAGAACAAATGCTTGCTACTAGTAAAAAAAACGAAAGAGCCAAAGAAGAAAAGGAAAAAGTAGCTTATGAAAAAGATCGTGACGAAATGGTTTTCAAAGTCATTACTACCGCCAAAGCATTATTTAAAGAATTAGGCGAATTCAAAACGTTTTGTCACATCGAAATGGACAAACAAGCCGTGAAGCTTTCTGAATATGGGAAATTAAGAAGCAACTCCAAAGGTGGTTTTTCAGTAACTGACACAGAGGATACAATGAGAGTAACCCGCCGACGAGATACAGAACCAGTTTGGGATGAACGAAGCGGAAAAGCCGTAGAACTCATAAAAGATTTCTTAGGCGATGCTATCAAGAAACGTGATGTTAAGATGTATGAAATTCTAATGAGTTTCTTAGAACGAAACGCACAAGGCGAATTAGAATATAATCGTGTGATGGATTTATACAAGCACGAAGACAAGTTTGATGATCCACGTTGGAAAGAAGGCTTAAAACTGATCAAAGAATCATTCTCGAACCACCTAAAAGGTTACGGTTATGAATTTAAAATGAAAAACGCTGACGGAAAGTGGCATAACCTTTACTTAAACTTTTCTAGCCTTTAA
- a CDS encoding ATP-binding protein, producing METTTKTAIVATLKQYMDTHKLKAADVAKKSGIRKEYLNTILKESSDFMYDAGNKKGLIPSPHFHTLAEFCGYSFDKVYWETQATPQTISILANLKDAKQHGITNVFFGETGSGKTHTVGLFASKNPHDIFVVTVGSSDNLGDLIEKIVDQLKITTGKTKSAKIRDISKKMRELKAQGYTPQLIFDEAEYMKQPALCAMKELYDNLQNYCSIVLVGTDQLRENLDKLRKRNKPGIPQFYRRIKFGIRVLPNIDRSYAIFLKDLQDKNLKKFLQRNCANYGELHDCLVPAMRESDRTQEPLTEQLVRKVLNIPDNMYV from the coding sequence ATGGAAACTACTACCAAAACCGCCATCGTAGCCACACTAAAACAGTACATGGACACACATAAGCTTAAAGCAGCAGATGTGGCTAAAAAGTCAGGTATTCGAAAAGAATATTTGAACACAATTCTAAAAGAAAGCAGTGATTTCATGTATGATGCAGGAAATAAAAAAGGCTTAATCCCATCTCCTCATTTTCACACCTTAGCGGAGTTTTGCGGGTATTCCTTTGACAAAGTATATTGGGAAACCCAAGCAACACCACAAACCATTTCTATTTTAGCCAATTTGAAAGATGCAAAACAACACGGAATAACAAATGTTTTTTTTGGTGAAACTGGATCGGGTAAGACTCATACAGTTGGCTTATTTGCTTCAAAAAACCCGCATGATATTTTTGTTGTAACTGTTGGAAGCTCAGATAATCTAGGGGATTTAATAGAAAAAATAGTAGATCAATTAAAAATCACTACTGGGAAAACAAAGAGTGCCAAAATCCGTGATATTTCAAAGAAAATGCGTGAATTGAAAGCACAAGGTTACACTCCACAATTAATTTTTGATGAGGCGGAGTATATGAAGCAACCTGCTTTATGTGCGATGAAAGAGCTTTACGACAATTTACAAAACTACTGCTCAATTGTGTTGGTTGGAACTGACCAATTACGTGAGAACTTGGATAAACTTAGAAAAAGAAATAAACCAGGTATTCCTCAATTCTACAGACGTATCAAATTTGGAATCAGAGTACTGCCAAACATCGACAGGAGTTATGCCATATTTCTTAAAGATTTACAAGACAAAAATCTTAAAAAGTTCCTCCAAAGAAATTGCGCCAATTATGGAGAGCTACACGATTGCTTAGTTCCTGCTATGAGAGAGTCAGACAGAACCCAAGAGCCATTGACAGAGCAATTAGTTAGAAAAGTCTTGAACATACCCGACAATATGTATGTCTAA
- a CDS encoding LexA family transcriptional regulator: MKEQRYTQSAYYKNKKENILRKMSTQVDKKLILNKIKDWFKFEKDSDFARFLGIKPQTLSSWHSRNTFDIELLYSKCVNINPDFLFTGKEPVIKKIIETKELEELSAVYRLKTDNNVDNQSIPLYNLEATAGIVSLFKDSKENEPIDFIKIPNLPKCDGAIYVSGDSMYPLLKSGDIVMYKQIHNIKDGIYWGEMYLISVIDDGSEMVMVKYIKKSEKEGYIKLVSQNQHHQERDIPLKKVKALALIKASIRINSMS; this comes from the coding sequence TTGAAAGAACAAAGATATACGCAAAGTGCGTATTATAAAAATAAAAAAGAAAATATTTTACGCAAAATGAGTACACAAGTAGATAAGAAACTGATTTTAAACAAGATAAAAGACTGGTTTAAATTTGAAAAAGATAGTGATTTTGCAAGATTTTTAGGAATTAAGCCTCAGACACTATCAAGTTGGCACTCAAGAAATACTTTTGACATAGAACTTCTGTACTCAAAATGCGTAAATATAAATCCTGATTTCCTTTTTACAGGAAAGGAGCCTGTTATAAAAAAAATAATTGAAACTAAAGAATTGGAAGAACTTTCAGCAGTCTATCGACTAAAAACAGATAACAATGTGGATAATCAATCTATACCCTTATATAATCTTGAAGCAACAGCGGGAATAGTCTCTCTCTTTAAGGATAGTAAAGAAAATGAACCTATTGATTTTATAAAAATACCAAATCTTCCTAAGTGTGATGGAGCAATCTATGTTTCAGGCGACAGTATGTACCCGTTGTTAAAAAGTGGCGATATTGTCATGTACAAGCAAATTCACAATATCAAAGACGGTATCTATTGGGGCGAGATGTATTTGATTAGTGTGATTGATGATGGTTCAGAAATGGTAATGGTAAAATACATTAAGAAATCTGAAAAAGAAGGTTATATAAAGCTAGTTAGCCAGAACCAGCACCATCAAGAAAGAGATATTCCATTAAAAAAAGTGAAAGCTTTAGCCTTAATAAAGGCTAGTATTAGAATAAACTCCATGAGCTAA
- a CDS encoding TolC family protein, translating into MKNYITKTVAILVLIVTFISCKVSKDIEVPKDAFPDNFRGASASSDTTSTASMEWKTFFTEKDIVKLIDSAITKNNDLQIATKNIEIAQYQLTQTKWGNIPEMNAFVNGSINNPSKNSFNGINLNQSLNKSHIEDYSTGINFSWEADIWGKIRSQKKEAYAGYLQSEEVKKALQTTIVSNVSKGYYNLLMLDSQLEIAKKNLKLNDSTTFIIKLKYDAGQVTSLAIQQSEAQKLIAAQLIPALEQNIAIQENALSVLTGTFPSSKERTITLNSIELKQNLTAGIPSSLVKQRPDVKSAELALVKANAAVGITKASLYPSLKITASGGLNSFETSNWFNIPASLFGTALGGLTQPLLNNKRIKTQYNIAKAEREKAVLNFRQSVLVAVSEVSDALVKIEKLESQQYFLKERVKTLQQAITNSNMLFKNGMADYLEVITAQANILQSELELANIKREQLTANTELYRALGGGWK; encoded by the coding sequence ATGAAAAATTATATAACTAAAACTGTTGCGATACTAGTACTCATCGTAACATTCATATCCTGTAAAGTTTCCAAGGATATTGAAGTTCCAAAAGATGCATTCCCTGATAATTTCAGGGGAGCATCCGCTTCAAGCGATACAACAAGTACTGCTAGTATGGAATGGAAAACGTTCTTTACAGAGAAAGATATTGTAAAACTAATTGACAGTGCAATTACAAAGAACAATGACTTGCAAATTGCAACCAAAAACATTGAAATAGCACAATATCAATTAACGCAGACAAAATGGGGAAATATTCCCGAAATGAACGCATTCGTAAACGGAAGCATCAATAATCCATCTAAGAATAGTTTCAACGGAATTAATCTGAATCAATCTTTAAATAAAAGCCATATTGAAGATTACTCAACAGGAATCAACTTTTCTTGGGAAGCTGATATTTGGGGTAAAATTCGCAGTCAGAAAAAAGAAGCTTATGCAGGATATCTTCAATCAGAAGAAGTAAAAAAGGCATTACAAACAACAATAGTTTCTAATGTTTCCAAAGGATATTACAATCTTTTAATGCTAGATTCTCAATTAGAAATTGCCAAAAAGAACTTGAAATTAAATGACAGTACAACCTTCATCATCAAATTAAAATACGATGCAGGTCAAGTAACATCATTAGCCATTCAGCAATCGGAAGCACAAAAATTAATTGCAGCACAATTGATTCCAGCATTGGAACAAAACATTGCCATCCAAGAAAATGCATTAAGCGTCTTAACTGGTACATTTCCAAGTTCAAAAGAAAGAACAATTACACTGAATTCAATCGAGTTAAAACAAAATTTAACAGCAGGAATTCCTTCGTCATTAGTAAAACAAAGACCAGATGTAAAAAGCGCAGAATTAGCATTGGTTAAAGCAAATGCAGCTGTCGGAATCACAAAAGCAAGCTTATATCCATCCCTTAAAATTACTGCAAGTGGTGGTTTAAATTCATTCGAAACAAGCAATTGGTTCAACATTCCAGCTTCTTTATTCGGAACTGCCCTTGGTGGATTAACGCAACCTTTATTAAACAATAAAAGAATAAAAACACAATATAATATTGCCAAAGCCGAAAGAGAAAAAGCAGTATTAAACTTCAGACAATCGGTACTTGTTGCCGTGAGTGAAGTATCGGATGCTTTAGTAAAAATCGAAAAATTAGAAAGCCAACAATACTTTCTTAAAGAGCGCGTAAAAACTTTGCAACAAGCAATTACTAACTCAAATATGCTTTTCAAAAACGGAATGGCAGATTACCTAGAAGTTATTACAGCTCAAGCCAATATATTACAAAGCGAACTAGAACTTGCTAATATAAAACGCGAACAATTAACCGCCAATACCGAGTTATATCGTGCACTTGGTGGAGGATGGAAATAA
- a CDS encoding efflux RND transporter permease subunit, translated as MFKIFIQRPVLATVISILLVILGVLGLTKLPLQQFPDIAPPSVLVTAVYPGASAETVLRSVAPSLEESINGVENMTYMSSIASNDGTLAITIFFKLGTDADQAAVNVQNRVAQATSQLPAEVVQQGVTTAKQQNSLIMAIGLYTEDEAKYDQTFIANYAQINIIPEIKRIPGVGSASIFGGVKDYSMRVWLNPTQMATYQVTPNEVMRAIQDKSLEAAPGKFGERSKEVFEYVIKYKGKLTKPEEYEKIAIRSNADGSVLRLKDVARVELGAYSYNSLTRLNGKKGVVIGVIQLAGSNSNEIQVAINNLMEKSAKSFPDGIKQNVFYSTKVSLDQSIDQVKHTLIEAFILVFVVVFIFLQDFRSTLIPAIAVPVAILGTFFFMQLFGFSINLLTLFALILAIGIVVDDAIVVVEAVHAKMEHKNLSPKAATNEAMHEITGAIISITLVMAAVFLPVGFMEGSTGVFYRQFAFTLAIAILISAVNALTLSPALAALFLKNNHATHATDPEAKKGFKEKFFIGFNKSFNSLTNRYVGSLRFLIRNKWVSLGGLAVITAATILMVKTTPAGFIPTEDQGFIAIAVNTPSGTSLDGTQKVMTEAENTLRGLEPSRFVTAISGFNLLTNSTSPSSAVIFVLLKPNEERGAIKNIDQIMADVQAKLGSITGGSFFVFSFPTVPGFSNVEALDLVLQDKTGGKLDKFSGISQTFIGELMKRPEIAVAFTTFKADYPQLQLDIDDEKADQLGVNVKDILQTMQAYFGSSQASDFNRFGKYYRVVVQADIEDRAEPSSINNVFVKNKNGTMVPINTLVKLTRIYGSETASRYNLFNSISINAIPKPGFSSGDAIKAIEEVAAQQLPSGYSYEFSGQTREEISSGGQSTTIFLLCLIFIYFLLAAQYESYILPLAVILSIPVGVFGVFIAIGLTGIENNIYVQVALVMLIGLLAKNAILIVEFASQRRKAGKSLVAASIEAAKLRLRPIIMTSLAFVVGIIPMMSATGPSAKGNHSISIGAAGGMISGVILGVLIIPVLFIVFQHLQEKVTGKSLAVLHNEEK; from the coding sequence ATGTTTAAAATATTCATTCAAAGACCTGTACTGGCAACTGTTATCTCCATTTTATTGGTGATATTGGGTGTACTAGGACTTACAAAACTTCCCCTACAACAGTTTCCTGATATTGCACCGCCATCGGTTTTGGTAACAGCAGTATATCCAGGAGCAAGTGCCGAGACAGTCTTACGTTCGGTAGCACCATCACTAGAAGAATCTATTAATGGTGTTGAGAACATGACCTATATGAGTTCTATAGCCAGTAATGATGGAACGCTAGCGATTACCATTTTCTTTAAATTAGGTACAGATGCTGATCAAGCAGCAGTTAACGTTCAGAACAGAGTTGCACAAGCTACAAGTCAGTTACCTGCAGAAGTTGTTCAGCAAGGGGTAACTACAGCAAAACAACAAAATAGCCTCATAATGGCTATTGGTTTATATACCGAAGACGAAGCTAAATACGACCAAACGTTTATTGCCAATTATGCACAGATTAATATTATTCCAGAAATAAAACGTATTCCAGGAGTAGGTTCGGCAAGTATATTTGGTGGAGTAAAAGATTACTCCATGCGTGTATGGTTAAATCCAACACAAATGGCAACGTATCAGGTTACACCAAATGAGGTGATGAGAGCCATACAAGACAAAAGTTTAGAAGCAGCTCCAGGTAAATTTGGAGAACGAAGTAAAGAAGTTTTCGAATACGTTATCAAATACAAAGGAAAACTAACAAAACCCGAAGAATATGAAAAAATAGCTATACGCTCAAATGCCGATGGTTCAGTACTACGATTAAAAGATGTAGCAAGAGTTGAACTTGGAGCCTATTCATACAATAGTTTGACTCGTTTAAATGGTAAAAAAGGAGTTGTAATTGGAGTAATACAATTAGCAGGATCTAACTCAAACGAAATTCAGGTAGCAATAAATAATCTGATGGAAAAATCAGCAAAAAGCTTCCCTGATGGAATAAAACAAAATGTCTTTTATAGCACAAAAGTTTCATTAGATCAATCAATAGATCAGGTAAAACATACCTTAATTGAAGCTTTTATATTAGTATTTGTTGTAGTATTTATATTCCTTCAAGATTTCAGATCTACATTGATTCCAGCAATTGCAGTTCCTGTTGCTATATTGGGTACGTTTTTCTTCATGCAGTTATTTGGATTTTCGATAAATCTACTAACCTTATTTGCCTTAATCCTAGCAATTGGAATTGTCGTCGATGATGCCATTGTCGTCGTCGAGGCAGTGCATGCCAAAATGGAGCATAAAAATTTATCTCCAAAGGCAGCAACAAACGAAGCAATGCACGAAATTACAGGAGCGATTATCTCGATAACCCTTGTAATGGCGGCTGTATTCTTGCCTGTCGGTTTTATGGAAGGTTCAACAGGGGTTTTCTATCGTCAGTTTGCCTTTACACTAGCAATCGCAATTTTAATTTCGGCAGTAAACGCATTAACATTAAGCCCAGCACTTGCAGCTTTATTCTTGAAAAATAATCATGCAACGCATGCAACTGATCCAGAAGCTAAAAAAGGTTTCAAAGAAAAATTCTTTATCGGATTCAACAAAAGTTTCAATTCGTTAACAAATCGTTATGTCGGAAGTTTAAGATTCCTAATACGCAACAAATGGGTAAGTTTGGGAGGATTAGCAGTAATAACTGCAGCAACAATCTTAATGGTAAAAACAACTCCTGCAGGATTTATCCCAACAGAAGATCAAGGATTTATTGCCATTGCAGTTAATACACCATCTGGAACATCATTAGATGGAACTCAGAAAGTAATGACTGAAGCAGAAAATACATTGAGAGGATTAGAACCATCAAGATTCGTTACAGCAATTTCAGGATTTAACCTATTAACGAACTCAACAAGCCCATCATCGGCAGTTATTTTCGTATTGCTTAAACCAAATGAAGAACGTGGAGCTATTAAAAATATCGATCAAATTATGGCCGATGTTCAAGCAAAACTAGGTTCAATTACAGGAGGAAGTTTCTTTGTATTCAGCTTTCCAACCGTTCCGGGTTTCAGTAACGTAGAAGCGCTTGATTTGGTCTTGCAAGATAAAACGGGAGGCAAACTAGATAAGTTTAGTGGAATCTCACAAACTTTTATTGGTGAATTAATGAAGCGTCCAGAAATTGCCGTAGCATTTACCACTTTTAAAGCCGATTATCCACAATTGCAATTGGATATTGATGATGAAAAAGCCGACCAATTGGGAGTTAATGTTAAAGACATTCTACAAACAATGCAAGCTTATTTTGGTAGCTCACAAGCATCAGACTTTAACCGATTTGGTAAATATTATAGAGTTGTTGTACAAGCAGATATCGAAGATAGAGCCGAGCCATCATCAATCAATAATGTTTTTGTGAAGAACAAAAATGGTACAATGGTTCCAATCAATACATTAGTAAAACTAACTCGTATTTATGGATCAGAAACCGCTTCTAGATACAACTTGTTTAACTCGATTTCAATTAATGCCATTCCAAAACCAGGATTTAGTTCAGGAGATGCCATTAAAGCAATCGAAGAAGTAGCAGCACAACAATTGCCATCAGGATATAGCTATGAATTTTCAGGACAAACACGTGAAGAAATTTCTTCAGGAGGACAATCAACAACGATATTCCTACTTTGTCTTATATTCATTTACTTCCTACTTGCAGCACAATACGAAAGTTACATCTTGCCACTAGCAGTAATACTATCGATTCCAGTAGGAGTATTTGGAGTATTCATTGCAATCGGATTAACTGGAATTGAAAATAATATTTACGTTCAAGTTGCTCTAGTCATGCTTATCGGATTGCTCGCCAAGAATGCAATTCTTATCGTCGAATTTGCTTCACAACGAAGAAAAGCAGGAAAATCATTAGTTGCTGCATCAATAGAAGCTGCCAAACTAAGACTAAGACCAATTATCATGACATCGTTGGCATTTGTCGTGGGAATAATCCCGATGATGAGTGCAACAGGACCATCTGCAAAAGGAAACCACTCGATAAGTATTGGTGCTGCTGGTGGAATGATTTCTGGAGTAATTCTTGGGGTATTAATCATCCCAGTATTATTTATCGTCTTCCAACATTTACAAGAAAAGGTTACTGGAAAATCATTAGCCGTACTACATAACGAAGAAAAATAA
- a CDS encoding efflux RND transporter periplasmic adaptor subunit produces the protein MKKIFITSILLALVVMGCADKAQAPAPAAPLLPVLAIKNTNATTDSEYPASIQGTIDVEIRPQVGGNLDRVLVDEGAYVSKGQSLFKINDRPFREQLNNALANLHAAEATLINTQLEIDKLTPLVQNKVVSDYQLKTAKASHRVAVANIEQAKAMVESAKINLSYTTITAPVNGYIGRLPKKQGSLVSASDVEPLTKLSDVHQVYAYFSLGETDFINFKTQYSGNTIGDKIKNLPPVSLILADGNAYAQLGKIDMVDGQFDKNTGAITLRATFPNSNGTLRSGNTGKIRLGIQHDDAILIPQSATIEMQDKVFVYTLNKDNKVNKMPITIMGKMGTDYLIKDGVKTGDQIVLSGIDKLQEGQVIQPEKSTAKVAQVINKK, from the coding sequence ATGAAAAAAATATTCATAACCAGTATCCTACTTGCTCTAGTTGTAATGGGATGCGCAGATAAGGCTCAAGCGCCAGCTCCTGCAGCCCCTTTATTACCAGTACTTGCAATAAAAAACACAAATGCAACAACAGATTCAGAATATCCTGCTTCAATACAAGGAACAATAGATGTTGAAATTCGCCCACAAGTAGGTGGTAATCTAGACCGAGTTTTAGTCGATGAAGGTGCTTATGTTTCAAAAGGACAATCCCTGTTTAAAATAAACGATCGTCCATTTCGTGAGCAACTGAACAATGCACTTGCAAACCTTCACGCAGCAGAAGCGACATTAATCAACACCCAATTAGAAATTGACAAACTAACTCCTCTGGTACAAAACAAAGTAGTTTCAGATTATCAATTAAAAACCGCAAAAGCTTCCCACAGAGTCGCAGTTGCAAATATTGAGCAAGCTAAAGCAATGGTAGAATCAGCAAAAATTAATTTAAGCTATACTACAATTACAGCTCCTGTAAACGGATATATCGGAAGACTTCCAAAAAAACAAGGAAGTTTAGTATCGGCATCTGATGTTGAACCACTAACAAAACTATCAGATGTACATCAAGTGTATGCGTATTTCTCATTAGGAGAAACTGATTTCATCAATTTCAAAACTCAATATTCAGGAAATACAATAGGGGATAAAATCAAAAACTTACCTCCTGTTTCTCTAATTCTAGCCGATGGTAATGCATATGCACAACTTGGAAAAATAGACATGGTCGATGGACAATTCGATAAAAACACCGGAGCAATAACACTTAGAGCAACTTTCCCAAATTCAAATGGAACATTACGCTCAGGAAATACAGGTAAAATCCGTTTAGGGATTCAGCATGACGATGCTATTTTGATTCCACAATCGGCAACTATCGAAATGCAAGACAAAGTATTTGTTTATACACTAAATAAAGACAATAAAGTAAACAAAATGCCAATCACAATAATGGGCAAAATGGGAACAGATTATCTTATTAAAGATGGTGTAAAAACGGGAGATCAAATTGTATTAAGCGGAATCGACAAACTTCAGGAAGGACAAGTAATTCAGCCAGAGAAATCGACTGCTAAAGTTGCCCAAGTAATTAACAAAAAATAA
- a CDS encoding TetR/AcrR family transcriptional regulator, whose product MASKDRILRQKEETRKNILDAACTIVKEDGWQGLSMRKIADKIEYTAPIIYEYFSNKEAILQELTGRGFSKLTVELEKARDKFDNPEEQLEAMWMAYWDFAFTSTDMYQLMFGVQMTCCNERCSASEAPYKLFVAVISEIMKDSKPSEDVIKQKYFTFFSVIHGLISINIINKSEVLETINTQILKDAIGGIIKSIR is encoded by the coding sequence ATGGCAAGCAAAGATCGAATTTTAAGACAAAAAGAAGAGACCAGAAAAAACATTCTGGACGCTGCCTGTACTATTGTAAAAGAAGATGGATGGCAAGGTCTTAGTATGCGAAAAATTGCAGATAAGATTGAATATACTGCTCCAATCATTTATGAATACTTCTCAAATAAAGAAGCAATTTTACAAGAACTAACTGGTAGAGGTTTCTCAAAATTAACAGTCGAGCTAGAAAAAGCAAGAGACAAATTTGACAATCCAGAAGAGCAACTAGAAGCTATGTGGATGGCATATTGGGATTTTGCATTCACAAGTACTGATATGTATCAACTAATGTTTGGAGTACAAATGACTTGCTGTAATGAGCGATGTTCAGCTTCTGAAGCACCATACAAACTATTCGTTGCCGTTATTTCAGAAATAATGAAAGATAGCAAACCATCTGAAGATGTGATAAAACAAAAATATTTTACATTCTTTTCAGTTATACACGGTTTAATTTCTATCAATATCATCAACAAAAGTGAAGTATTAGAAACTATTAACACACAAATTTTAAAAGACGCCATTGGTGGAATTATAAAATCGATCCGTTAA
- a CDS encoding ketopantoate reductase family protein, with protein sequence MNSDTIKIGILGIGGIGGFVGAPLAKKYKSSATKIIFICRGETKKSIQNEGLFFESKGTTETVFPDLVSDNPAEIGILDVLLITSKSYSVSEIINTYKDCISADTIIITLQNVVNAKEIIREALPELGQIMEGCIYVASNVKKPGTVQHVGGPGKIFVGGEKVNKWVIILLTEGGLDITYVPNINQILWKKYLFVAPVAGITSAYKVTFGQLLEDANLMHILENMMKEIQSLASKSNIILTDEDIETAKDLLTKFPFESKSSLQLDFENNNQTEKQFLVDYVIENSHKNGLKTPFYDSINDKIATQSYSS encoded by the coding sequence ATGAACTCAGATACAATAAAAATAGGAATTCTTGGAATTGGTGGAATCGGTGGATTTGTTGGTGCACCGTTAGCAAAGAAATACAAATCAAGTGCAACCAAGATTATATTTATTTGCAGAGGCGAAACGAAGAAATCCATACAAAACGAAGGTTTATTTTTTGAATCAAAAGGTACAACAGAAACGGTATTCCCTGATTTAGTATCTGATAATCCAGCAGAAATCGGAATCTTAGATGTGTTACTAATTACTAGCAAATCTTATTCGGTAAGTGAAATAATAAATACCTATAAAGATTGTATTAGCGCTGATACCATTATAATTACTTTGCAGAATGTAGTCAATGCCAAAGAGATAATTCGTGAGGCATTACCTGAATTAGGACAAATTATGGAAGGTTGCATTTATGTTGCTTCTAATGTAAAAAAACCAGGAACAGTTCAGCATGTTGGTGGGCCAGGAAAGATTTTTGTAGGTGGAGAAAAAGTGAATAAATGGGTAATTATCTTATTGACCGAAGGAGGTTTAGATATAACTTATGTTCCTAATATAAATCAAATACTTTGGAAGAAATACCTATTTGTTGCACCAGTTGCTGGGATAACATCGGCTTATAAAGTTACTTTCGGACAGCTTTTGGAAGATGCGAACCTAATGCATATTCTCGAAAATATGATGAAAGAAATTCAATCGCTTGCCAGCAAAAGCAATATAATTTTGACTGATGAAGACATTGAAACGGCAAAGGATTTATTGACCAAGTTTCCATTTGAATCCAAATCATCTTTGCAATTAGACTTTGAAAACAACAATCAAACTGAAAAGCAATTCTTAGTAGATTATGTTATTGAAAACAGTCATAAAAATGGCTTAAAAACTCCTTTTTATGATAGCATCAATGATAAAATTGCTACACAAAGTTACTCGAGCTAA